From the genome of Syntrophus gentianae, one region includes:
- the acpP gene encoding acyl carrier protein: protein MTLEEKVLEIIVDQLEVTAEECVPEAFFIDDLGADSLDLAELLLEMEDTFDVEISTEELKKIRRIQDVIDFLKARNVTWD from the coding sequence GTGACGCTGGAAGAAAAAGTTTTAGAAATTATTGTCGATCAATTGGAAGTCACAGCGGAAGAATGTGTTCCCGAGGCATTCTTTATTGATGACCTTGGGGCTGATTCTCTTGATCTGGCTGAATTGCTCCTGGAGATGGAAGACACCTTTGATGTGGAGATTTCCACAGAAGAACTTAAAAAGATCCGCAGGATCCAGGATGTGATCGATTTTCTCAAAGCGCGAAATGTGACCTGGGATTGA